The Sandaracinobacteroides saxicola nucleotide sequence GAGGCCTCCGGCGAGCTGGCGGCGCTGTTCGAGCGGGCGGGGGTGGCGCGGCGCGACCTGGCCTTTTTCCATGCGCATGTGGGGACCGATTGCCGGCATGGGGAGGAGGCGCTGGACCTGGTGCTGGACCATGCCGACACACGGGGCTTGCAGGAGGCCTGTGTGGCGGAAGCGGAAGCCGGCGGGCGCATATGGTTTGACATGCACGGGGGTGCGCGGAGTGATGTGATCGCGGCGGCATGAATTTTGCCTCGTGGGGCTTTGTCGGCCTGTTCCTGCCGCTGTTGTGCCTGTGTTTCTGGAGCCTGAGGGGGGAGGCCGCGCGATGGCGGCAGCCGCTGCTGACGGCGGCATCATTCGGATTCTATGCCTGGTCGGGCTGGGGCAACGCAGCGCTGCTGCTGGCATCAATGGCGGTGAACTATGGCGCCGCGCGGTGGCTGCTGCAGGTGGAGGCCGGCCGCAAGGCGGTGATGTGGGGGGCGGTCGCGGCCAATCTGGCGTTGTTGGTGGGGTTCAAGGTGGCGGCGCTGGGCAATGCGCCAACGGATGGTTTTCAGACGAGTGAGGCGATCCTCATTCCGCTGGCGCTGTCCTTCATCACCTTTCAGCAGATCGGCTTCGTGGTGGCGGTCTATCGGCGGCAGGTGAAGGCGGCGCCAGTGGCGGATTATGCTTTTTTCCTGTGTTTTTTTCCGCAGTTGGTGATGGGGCCGATCCTGCGCTATCAGGATGTGGCAGGGCAGTTGCGGTCGGGAGCGCTGGCTGCCGTGCGGCGCGAGGATGTGGGCGTCGGGCTCGCGATCTTCGTGTTCGCGCTGGCGAAAAAGGTGCTGCTCGCGGACCCGCTGGGGGTGGCGGTGGACCGGCTGTTCGTGGCGGCAGCGTCCGGTCCGGTGCCGGTCCAGGACGCCTGGTTTGCGATCCTGGGGTTTCAGTTGCAGCTGTTCCTGGATTTCAGCGCCTATGCCGAGATGGCGATCGGGTTGGGGCGGATGTTCGGGGTGCGGCTGCCGATCAATTTCGACCGGCCATTGTTCGCGACCGACCGGTTCGACGTGTGGCGGCGCTGGCACATCACGTTCGCGATCTTCATGCGCACCCATGTGTTCATGCCGTTGGTGCGGACGCGGCGGGTGCCGGTGGCGGTGGCGCTGACCATTACCGGTGTTCTCTCTGGACTGTGGCACGGACTGGGGTGGACGTTCGTGTTGTGGGGGTTCGTGCAGGCGGGTATCCTGTTGTTGACGCATCTGCGGAATATGAAGGCACGGGCGGCGCCGCCGGTGGCGGGGGCGCGGTGGCTGGCGGCGATCGCGCTGACCTTCCTGACCAATGCATTGCTGGGGGCGATGTTCCGGGCGCCGACGTTGGAGACGGCGGGGCATGTCTATGGCGCGCTGCTGGGCGTGGGGGATGGGGGCGGGAGTTTGATCGGGCTGCGGGGGATGATCCTGTTTCCGCTGTGCGCCCTGGTGATCTGGGGGTTGCCGGATGCGGCGCAATTCTTCCGGCGATACTGGAACGCCATCGATCCGCGCCCGGACCCGGGCATGCCGCCGGTGCATGCGCTGGAACGGCGGTTCGGTTTTGTGCTCAACCGGCGCTGGGGCATGGTGATGGGGGTGCTGCTGCTGCTGGCGTTGCTGATGTTGAATGAAGCGCGCAGGTTCGTTTATGTCCAATTCTGACGGCTTTCTGCCGGCGTTGCTGGGCGTGATCGCGGCGGGGCTGCTGGCGCTGGTGGGCAATGCGGTGTGGGTGGATCCGTTCCGGGTTTTTGGCGAGGGGCGGGGGCATCACCTGTGCCCCTCGGGCTGGCTGGCAGGAGTGGAACGGGTCCAGAAGCCGTTGATCCTGGCATTTCGGCGACCGGAGGTGGCGCTGATCGGCTCATCGAAGGTGATGCAGGGCTTTGACGAGCGCGATGCGGCGGTCGTTTTCCGTGGCGCGCGCGTGGCCAATCTGGGGATGGCGGCGGCGGACATGCGGGTGGTGCTGGACATGGCCGGGCGGGCGTTACGGACACCGTCCATGCGGCAGCTTTGGATCGGGCTGGATTTTGGCATGCTGGCACCGCAGGACGCGGCACCCGCGCTGGCGACGGCGGATGGGACATCGCGATGGGAGCGGTTGCGGCGCGGCGTCCTGTCGGCTGAAGCGCTGAAGGCAGCGGTGTCGATGCGGATAGGCGACTGCGACGTGCCGCGCCTGAGCGGTTGGGGATTCAATGTGGGAAGGGTAGATCGGCGGGGCGATGGGGTGGCGGTTCGGCGGCAGGTGCTGGCGACGCTGGCGCCGCTGAAAGAGCCGGGGCGGCGGGTGCAGGCGGAGGCGGCGGCGCTGGGCGGGTTGCGAGCGCTGGCAGGCGCGGCGCAGCGACGCGGGGTGCGGCTGGTGCTGTTTCATTCGCCCGTTAGCGCCGACTATCGGCGGCTGCTGGAGGCCGAGGGTCTGGTGGCGGCTGAGCGGAGCTGGCGGCGGCAGGTGGCGGGATTGCCTGGTGTCACGCTGGTGGAGGTGCGGCCACAGGCATTTTACGATCTGACACACTATCGCCCGGAGGTGGGGCGGACGATCCTGATGACGGGTCAGGCGATCATGTCGCGGTAGTGGTAGATGATATAGGTGCCGCCGTTTCGCTTGGCGTCGACCTTGATGCCCTTGCCCTTGGCGCGGCCATTGAAATCGTCGAGCGAATCGACGCTCTTGATGGTGGCGGACGTGCCGACGCCGAAGTTGAGCTCCAGCCCTTCCTTGCGTTGAAAATCGTTCCACACGCCCTGGGCCTGGATGGCGCCGACGACCGCGTCCTTGAAATCCTGGAGGTCGATCTCGTTCATCAGCACGACCGTATTGTCGCCCGTGCAGGCGCCGCCGGGGCCGGCGAAGGGGTTGGGCAGGCCGAGGGCGTTTCGGTGCTGGTCATAATGACCGTCGACGAAGCCGGCACAGCCGGCGTGCTTGCGGGTGGCCGGTGCCCAGGTGGTGCAGGTACACAACGTTCCGCCCTTCGGACCTTCGGCACACAGGCCGGCTTCCCAGATCTTCTTGTGCTTGTGATTGCAGACGGTGCAGGTCTGGTGCACGCTTTCCTTCTGGTTGCAGGTGGCGCAGCTGCCCTGGGACACACGCGACAGCACCAGTTTTTTCAGCTTGAGGAAGCGCAGGACGCTGGCGTCGAGCACCGGCGGCAGTGCCTGTTGCGCCGGACCGGCGAGATTGCCGTAAAGGTTGATGTTGCCGGCGATCTTGGCGGCCTTGACGCCGAGCGCATGCGCCGAGGCGATCGGATCGGGATCGACGAAAAGATGCTTCTTCACGAATTCCTTGTCGAAGCCGACATTGAACGTGGTGCCGCTGCGCGCCTGGATGACCCAGACCTGGCCTGCGGCGGGCTGTTGGTGGCCGCCGCCGTCGCGCTGAATGAGGGTGTCGGCTGTCGGCATGGCTGGCTCCCCTGAACGCGCGGTGCCCGGGACTCGGATGCACGTGCGTGAGAAAGTTAACAGTGTGGCGGGGCGCGTCAATCGTAGCGGATGGCGAGAATTTCCAGGCTGCGGGTGCCGGAGGGGAGCGTGACGGTACGGGTGTCGCCGACGGTAGCGCCGCGGAGGGCGCGGGCGATCGGGGTGTTCCAGGCGATGCGGCCGGCGTGGGCGTCGCTTTCGTCCGCGCCGACGAGGGTCAGGGTCTGGTGCTGGTCATCCTCGTCGGCCAGCGTGACGGTGGCACCGAAGAAGATGCGGGTCCGGTCGGGCTGCCCCGCGGGGTCGATGACGGTGACGGCGGCGAGGCGTTTGGACAGGTGGGCGAGTTCGCGGTCGATTTCGCGCAGTCGTTTGCGGCCATAGATGTAATCGCCGTTTTCGGAGCGGTCGCCGTTGCCGGCGGCCCAGCTGACGGTTTCGACGATGGCGGGGCGTTCGGTGGTGAAGAGGTGGGTATAGCGGGCGCGGAGTGCGGCCATGCCGGCGGGGGTGATGGGGTCGGTCATGGGGGCGGGGGCCGCGCTATGACCGCGGCGTGGCGGGTGGTGCGCCTGCCTGCCGGCCCCCTCCGCTCGCGCAAGCGCGAGTCGCTCCCCCGTGGCGGGGAAGAGCTTGTGGCGGCGCCTGCTCGGCTCATTCGCCGCCGCGGGTGGGGGCGGCGAGCCATTGGCTGGCGCGGGGGGTGGCGCCGGGGCGGCGGGGTTCGAGCATGGAATAGACGGCGGCGTTTTCGATGACGCGCTGGACATAGTTGCGGGTCTCGCTGAAGGGGATCATCTCCACCCAGTCGATGACCTCGGGCAGGGGGCGGCCGCGGGGGTCGCCGAGCGTGGCGAGCCAGCGCCGGACATTGCCGGCGCCGGCGTTGTAGGCGGCGATGGCAAGCAAATGGCTGCCATCGAAATTGCCGAGGCGCTGGCCATAATAGCTGCTGCCGAGCGTGAGGTTGTAGCCGGGGTCGCTGAACAGGCGGTCGGGATCATAGGGCAGGCCGAGCTTGCGGGCGACATCGGCGGCGGTGCCGGGCATGAGCTGCATCAGGCCGCGGGCGCCCACCGAGGATATGGCGGTGCGGTCGAAGAAGCTTTCCTGGCGGGCGATGGCGTGGCTGATCAGCCAGAGGTCGCTGGGCAGCGCGGCATTGTCCAGCCGGGGGAAGCCAGGGTCGGTGAGGCCGAAGACGCCGGTCCCGCCAGAGGCGGGCAAACCGAAGCTTGCGCGCGAGGCGCGGGCGACGCGGACGGCGAGGTCGGGGCGGCTGAGGCTGCCCGCGAGTTCGGTGGCGAGGCGGGCCTGGGCGGGGGTTTCGATACTGTCGGCGAGCGCGCGGAGAAACAGGGACTGGCGTTCGCGGTCGAAGGTCAGCAGGCGGGTGGCGCGGACGAGCTCGTCGGCGTTGAAGGCGCTGCGGTCGGCGGGGCTGACCGGCGGCGGCGCGGCCTGCGGCAAGGCGGGGGCGCGGCCGAGAAATTCCGATGCCAGCTGGCCATAGAAGAAATCGGGGTGGCTGGCGGCGCGGTCGAAGGCGGCGCGGGCCATGGCGGGGTCGCCAAAGGCGTGGGCGGCGCGGCCCAGCCAATAGTCGCCGCGTGCCTGGCTGACCGGTGTGAGGACGGCGGCGCGGAAGCTGCTGAAATGGCGGATGGCGTCCTGCGGCTGGTTGAGGCGGCGCAGCGCGAGCCAGCCGGCGAGCCATTCGACATCGGTGAAGGCCTGGCGCTCGGCAAGGCTGCGTTCGGCGAGCGGCCGGCCGAGTGCGAAGCTGTTGTGGTTGGCGAGCAGCCGCCAGGCCGTGCGCGCGTCCCCCTCTCGCATGGCGGGACGGGCAAGGTCGAGGCGCTGTTTCAGCCAGAGTTCGGGGACGGTGACGCTGCCGGCGCGCACGCGGCTGTTGGCGAGGAGGGCGCGGGCGCTGGCAGTCTGGCCCTGGCGGACCAGCCAAACGGCGCGGTCGTAGAGCAGGCCGGGATCGGTGAGTTGGGCCGCGGGCACGCTGGCGGCGCGCGCCTCTGCATCCGGGGCGTTGTTGCGCAACGCGATGCGCGCCTGGGTGAGGGCGCGGGCTTCGTCTGGCAGCAGGGGCAGCAGTCGGGCGGCAGCGCTGGTGGCGCCGAGCCAGAGCAGGCGGTCGGCGCGGATGATGTGATCGTCGCGGGTGAGGATGCCGCCGAAGCGGGTAAGGAGGGCGGATTCGACCTGCGGGTCGAAACTGCCGGCGCGCCAGGCGGCGCGGGCGGTTTCAAGGTCACCGGTGAGGAGCGCGAGGCGGGCGCGGCCGGCGGCGGTCTGGGGGGGCAGGATGGTGAATACGGCGCGCGCGTCATCATCAGGGGTCTGCGGGTCGGCGGCGGCGCGCTCGGCACGAGCACGCATGGTGGCGGTGGCGGGCCAGGCGGGGTTGGCGGCGGCGAAGGTAGCGAGTTCGATCAGCGGCAGCATCCGGTTGCCCACCAACACCATGGCGGGTGCGGTGACGGCGCCACTGCGACCTGTTACTACGACGATGTCCGGGCCGCCGCGCGGTGCAGGCGCGCGCAGGCGATCCCAAGTGGCGAGTTTGCCGCTGAGCGCGTCGGGCGCCGGCACATCGGGGGGGACGCCGCGTTCGGCGTTCACGAACGCCCGCATGAGCCAGGAAGACGGGTCTTGCGCCGGGGCGGGGGAGGCGGCGGCGAGGGTGAGGGCGGCGAGCAGCAGGCGCAGCGGCGGAATCGGGCGGATTGGTTGCGTGGGCATGGGGGAGGGTTTAGGCGGGTGAAGATGAAGCTGCTAGGAACAAGATGATGGAAGCCCCGCGTTTTTCAGGTTCGATCCCGGCCCTGGTGACGCCGTTCCGGGGTGGAGCGGTGGACGAGGCGGCGCTGGCGGCGCTGATCGACTGGCAGATCGGCGAAGGTTCGAGCGCGCTGGTGCCGTGCGGCACCACGGGCGAGGCGGCGACGCTGAGCATCGCCGAGCATGACCATGTCGTGCGGTTGACGGTGGCGGCCGCCGCCGGCCGCGTGCCGGTGATCGCGGGGTGCGGATCGAACGACACGCAGGCGGCGCTGGATCACATGCTGGCGGCGAAGGAGGCGGGCGCGTCGGCGGCGCTGGTGGTGTGCCCCTACTACAACAAGCCCAGCCAGGCCGGGCTGGCGGCGCATTTCGAGCTTCTGGCGGAGCGCGGGGGTCTGCCGGTCATCCTCTACAACATCCCCGGGCGCAGCGTGGTGGACATGGCGACGGCGACGATGGCGGCGCTCGCCAGGCATCCGGCGATCATCGGCGTAAAGGAATCGACGGGCGACCTGGGGCGGATCAGCGCCATCCGCCATCATTGCGGCCATGATTTCCAGATATTGTCGGGGAATGATGACATGACGCTGGGCATCCTGGCGCAGGGCGGGGTGGGCGCGATCAGCGTGACGGCGAATGTGGCGCCGCGGCTGTGCGCGGACCTGGCGGCGGCGGCGGCGCGGGGCGATTATGTCCACGCGCTGGCGGTGAATGACCGGCTGTGGCCGCTGCATTCGGCCCTGTTCAGCGATGCCAGCCCGGCACCGGTGAAGCATGCGCTGGCCCGGCTGGGGCGGATGGCGGCGGACGTCCGCCTGCCGCTGGTGGCGGCGAGTGCGGCATCCCGCGCGGCGGTGGAGGCGGCAATGATGCATGCCGGGCTGACAGGGGGGGGTGGGGCATGAGGCCCAAGCCGGCGGGGACGAAGCTGAAGACGGTCGCCGAGAATCGCCGGGCGCGCTATGAATATTCGATCGACGAGGTGTTCGACGCCGGCATCCAGCTGACGGGGACCGAGGTGAAATCGCTGCGCTTTGGCGAGGGGAGCATCGCCGAAAGCTATGCCGAGGTGCGCGACGGCGAGGTGTGGCTGGTGAACAGCAATGTCCCCGAGTTCAGCCATGGCAACCGGTTCAATCATGAGCCGAAGCGGCCGCGGAAGCTGTTGCTGAAGCATCGCGAGATCGAGAAGCTGCATGGCGGTGTGGCGCGACAGGGCATGACGCTGGTGCCGCTGAGCATCTATTTCAACGAGCGTGGCAAGGCGAAGGTGGAACTGGCGCTGGCGAAGGGCAAGAAGCTGCACGACAAGCGGGCGAGCGAGAAGGAAAAGGACTGGAAGCGGGAGGCGGCGCGCATTTTGCGCGACCGTGGGTGAAATGAGGCGTGAATCGTTCACATTTCTGCCACGCGCAGCCGTATAGGCAAGGATGATGAGCGAGCCCGTGGACGCCGAACGGCGCTGGAAAATGAAGGTGCCGAGCCGGGAGGTGTTGCTGGCGAACCGCTGGATGCGGCCGTTTGCGAAGCATCTGTCCGACCCGCGCATCTGGCAGTGGAACCGGCGCAGCGTGGCGCGCGGGGCGGCGCTGGGGATGTTCATCACCATCGCCGTACCCTTGCCGATCCAGATCCTGCTGGCGGCGCTGCTGGCGGTGTTCGTGCGGGCGAATGTGCCGGTGGCGGCGCTGTGTGCTTTCCTGTCGAACCCCTTCACCACGCCGGCGATCCTGGCGGGCGCCTATTGGGTGGGAAATCTGGCATTGGCGGTGGAGAACCGGATGCCGGTGCCGCTGCTGCCGCAATCGGGGAGCTGGATGGAGCGGGCGCTGGAATGGGTGGCGCAGGCGAGCCTGCCGATCGCCATCGGGCTGCTGATCATGGCAACGGTGTTGGCATCGGTGAGTTATGTGGCGGTGCATCTGGCCTGGCGGGTGCGGATCGGGCGGAAATGGGCGCGGCGGCGGGCGGCGCGGAGGAAGATGGCATGAGCGAGAAGCTGATCGGCGTGAAGCAGGCCTGGGCGAAGGCGGGGCGGTTGCTGACGGGGAAGGCCGATGAGGGGTATGAGGCGCGGCTGCCGCCCGGGCAGCGGCTGGTGACCAACTGGCCGGTGCTGGACCTGGGGGTGCAGCCCGACGTGCCGACGGCGAGCTGGCGGCTGGAGGTGGACGGGGCGGTGACGACGCCGATGACGCTGGACTGGGCGGCGTTCATGGCGCTGCCGCAGGTGGAGGATGTGAGCGACATCCACTGCGTGACGCAATGGAGCCGCTATGACAACCGCTGGCAGGGGGTGTCGACGGCGACGATCCTGAATGCGGTGCAGCCGTTGCCGCGGGCGGCGCATGTGATCCTGCACGGGTTTGACGGCTATACCACGAACGTCTCGCTGGACCTGTTCGCGGAAGCGGATTGCCTGCTGGCGCACAGCCATGACGGGGCGCCCCTGAGCCGCGAGCATGGCGGCCCGGTGCGGGCGATCATTCCGCGCTATTATTTCTGGAAGAGCGCGAAGTGGTTGAAACGGATCGAGTTCGTGGCGGAGGATGCGCCGGGGTTCTGGGAGGTTCGGGGATACCATAATGTGGGCGATCCGTGGTTGGAACAGCGCTATTCCTGATCGGAACATGATGGGAACATTTTGCTTGCAAGGGTAGAACAAAAGCGATACGTCGGAGCTTCTGACATGCCTTGCGCCGGGTGGGGCGAGGCCGTAACGAGGGAGCGGGTCATGGCGGCAGCGCTGAAACTGGTGGACACGAAAATGGACAAGCAGAAGGCACTGGAAGCGGCCCTGGCGCAGATCGACCGCGCGTTCGGCAAGGGCTCGGCGATGAAGCTGGGGCAGCGCGAGGCGCTGGAGATCGAGGCGATTTCGACGGGCTCCCTGGGGCTGGATATCGGGCTGGGGATCGGCGGGCTGCCCAAGGGGCGGATCGTGGAGATTTACGGCCCCGAATCGAGTGGCAAGACCACGCTGGCGCTGCACGCGATTGCCGAGGCGCAGAAGCTGGGCGGGACGGCGGCGTTCGTGGATGCCGAGCATGCGCTGGACCCGATCTATGCCAAGAAGCTGGGGGTGGATACCGAGAATCTGATCGTCTCGCAGCCGGATACCGGCGAGCAGGCGCTGGAGATCGTGGACACGCTGGTGCGGTCGAACGCGATCGACGTGCTGGTCATTGATTCGGTGGCGGCGCTGGTGCCGCGCGCCGAAATCGAGGGCGAGATGGGCGACAGCCATGTGGGGTTGCAGGCGCGGCTGATGAGCCAGGCGCTGCGCAAGCTGACGGGGAGCATCAGCCGCTCGCACTGCCTGGTGATTTTCATCAACCAGGTTCGGATGAAGATCGGCGTGATGTATGGCAATCCGGAGACGACGACGGGGGGCAATGCGCTGAAATTCTATGCCTCGGTGCGGCTGGACATCCGGCGGACGGGGCAGATCAAGGACCGCGACGACATCGTGGGCAACACGACGCGGGTGAAGGTGGTGAAGAACAAGGTGGCGCCGCCATTCCGGCAGGTGGAGTTCGACATCATGTATGGCGAGGGCATCAGCAAGACAGGCGAAATCCTGGACCTGGGCGTGAAGGCCGGGATGGTGGAGAAGTCGGGCGCCTGGTTCAGCTATGATTCGATCCGCATCGGGCAGGGGCGGGAAAATGCCAAGAAATTCCTGAAGGAAAATCCCGAGGTGGCGGCGAAGCTGGAAGCGGCGATCCGGGCGAATTCGGCGGGGGTTTCAGACGCGCTGATGGCCGGACCGGATGCCGACGAGATGGAGTGAGTGCCGCGGGACGTGGTGCTTTCTTTCGAAAGTTGCGCGTCGGATGCAAAAGTCCGGACATTGATGCTGGAAATCATGTCATATTTCTGTTATGGCAGTGCCACCGGCGGTGACGTCGGGTCGCACAGCTGACGCGCCGCC carries:
- a CDS encoding sulfite oxidase-like oxidoreductase; this translates as MSEKLIGVKQAWAKAGRLLTGKADEGYEARLPPGQRLVTNWPVLDLGVQPDVPTASWRLEVDGAVTTPMTLDWAAFMALPQVEDVSDIHCVTQWSRYDNRWQGVSTATILNAVQPLPRAAHVILHGFDGYTTNVSLDLFAEADCLLAHSHDGAPLSREHGGPVRAIIPRYYFWKSAKWLKRIEFVAEDAPGFWEVRGYHNVGDPWLEQRYS
- a CDS encoding lytic transglycosylase domain-containing protein, translating into MPTQPIRPIPPLRLLLAALTLAAASPAPAQDPSSWLMRAFVNAERGVPPDVPAPDALSGKLATWDRLRAPAPRGGPDIVVVTGRSGAVTAPAMVLVGNRMLPLIELATFAAANPAWPATATMRARAERAAADPQTPDDDARAVFTILPPQTAAGRARLALLTGDLETARAAWRAGSFDPQVESALLTRFGGILTRDDHIIRADRLLWLGATSAAARLLPLLPDEARALTQARIALRNNAPDAEARAASVPAAQLTDPGLLYDRAVWLVRQGQTASARALLANSRVRAGSVTVPELWLKQRLDLARPAMREGDARTAWRLLANHNSFALGRPLAERSLAERQAFTDVEWLAGWLALRRLNQPQDAIRHFSSFRAAVLTPVSQARGDYWLGRAAHAFGDPAMARAAFDRAASHPDFFYGQLASEFLGRAPALPQAAPPPVSPADRSAFNADELVRATRLLTFDRERQSLFLRALADSIETPAQARLATELAGSLSRPDLAVRVARASRASFGLPASGGTGVFGLTDPGFPRLDNAALPSDLWLISHAIARQESFFDRTAISSVGARGLMQLMPGTAADVARKLGLPYDPDRLFSDPGYNLTLGSSYYGQRLGNFDGSHLLAIAAYNAGAGNVRRWLATLGDPRGRPLPEVIDWVEMIPFSETRNYVQRVIENAAVYSMLEPRRPGATPRASQWLAAPTRGGE
- the recA gene encoding recombinase RecA: MAAALKLVDTKMDKQKALEAALAQIDRAFGKGSAMKLGQREALEIEAISTGSLGLDIGLGIGGLPKGRIVEIYGPESSGKTTLALHAIAEAQKLGGTAAFVDAEHALDPIYAKKLGVDTENLIVSQPDTGEQALEIVDTLVRSNAIDVLVIDSVAALVPRAEIEGEMGDSHVGLQARLMSQALRKLTGSISRSHCLVIFINQVRMKIGVMYGNPETTTGGNALKFYASVRLDIRRTGQIKDRDDIVGNTTRVKVVKNKVAPPFRQVEFDIMYGEGISKTGEILDLGVKAGMVEKSGAWFSYDSIRIGQGRENAKKFLKENPEVAAKLEAAIRANSAGVSDALMAGPDADEME
- the dapA gene encoding 4-hydroxy-tetrahydrodipicolinate synthase, encoding MMEAPRFSGSIPALVTPFRGGAVDEAALAALIDWQIGEGSSALVPCGTTGEAATLSIAEHDHVVRLTVAAAAGRVPVIAGCGSNDTQAALDHMLAAKEAGASAALVVCPYYNKPSQAGLAAHFELLAERGGLPVILYNIPGRSVVDMATATMAALARHPAIIGVKESTGDLGRISAIRHHCGHDFQILSGNDDMTLGILAQGGVGAISVTANVAPRLCADLAAAAARGDYVHALAVNDRLWPLHSALFSDASPAPVKHALARLGRMAADVRLPLVAASAASRAAVEAAMMHAGLTGGGGA
- a CDS encoding DUF2062 domain-containing protein produces the protein MMSEPVDAERRWKMKVPSREVLLANRWMRPFAKHLSDPRIWQWNRRSVARGAALGMFITIAVPLPIQILLAALLAVFVRANVPVAALCAFLSNPFTTPAILAGAYWVGNLALAVENRMPVPLLPQSGSWMERALEWVAQASLPIAIGLLIMATVLASVSYVAVHLAWRVRIGRKWARRRAARRKMA
- the smpB gene encoding SsrA-binding protein SmpB codes for the protein MRPKPAGTKLKTVAENRRARYEYSIDEVFDAGIQLTGTEVKSLRFGEGSIAESYAEVRDGEVWLVNSNVPEFSHGNRFNHEPKRPRKLLLKHREIEKLHGGVARQGMTLVPLSIYFNERGKAKVELALAKGKKLHDKRASEKEKDWKREAARILRDRG
- a CDS encoding MBOAT family O-acyltransferase translates to MNFASWGFVGLFLPLLCLCFWSLRGEAARWRQPLLTAASFGFYAWSGWGNAALLLASMAVNYGAARWLLQVEAGRKAVMWGAVAANLALLVGFKVAALGNAPTDGFQTSEAILIPLALSFITFQQIGFVVAVYRRQVKAAPVADYAFFLCFFPQLVMGPILRYQDVAGQLRSGALAAVRREDVGVGLAIFVFALAKKVLLADPLGVAVDRLFVAAASGPVPVQDAWFAILGFQLQLFLDFSAYAEMAIGLGRMFGVRLPINFDRPLFATDRFDVWRRWHITFAIFMRTHVFMPLVRTRRVPVAVALTITGVLSGLWHGLGWTFVLWGFVQAGILLLTHLRNMKARAAPPVAGARWLAAIALTFLTNALLGAMFRAPTLETAGHVYGALLGVGDGGGSLIGLRGMILFPLCALVIWGLPDAAQFFRRYWNAIDPRPDPGMPPVHALERRFGFVLNRRWGMVMGVLLLLALLMLNEARRFVYVQF
- a CDS encoding GreA/GreB family elongation factor; amino-acid sequence: MTDPITPAGMAALRARYTHLFTTERPAIVETVSWAAGNGDRSENGDYIYGRKRLREIDRELAHLSKRLAAVTVIDPAGQPDRTRIFFGATVTLADEDDQHQTLTLVGADESDAHAGRIAWNTPIARALRGATVGDTRTVTLPSGTRSLEILAIRYD